The following coding sequences are from one Armatimonadota bacterium window:
- a CDS encoding ECF transporter S component, with the protein MRAHRVVMTGLLVAVAFLLMATVQLPILPQAPFLKYDPSDAAALVAGVLYGPGTGVLVVFLKDVLFLLFRAKGPFGPLADFIAAGTFVAVTAWAYRRMGGAFPWRLLAAALVGMGARVLVMIPANFVILYLEFGMPPARVAGLLLPAIVPFNAVKAALNALLALVVAEPLGRYLPVPEFPDR; encoded by the coding sequence GTGCGGGCACACCGGGTGGTGATGACGGGGCTGCTCGTGGCGGTGGCCTTCCTGCTCATGGCTACGGTGCAGCTCCCGATCCTACCTCAGGCCCCCTTTCTGAAGTACGATCCCAGCGACGCCGCCGCCTTGGTGGCCGGGGTCCTCTACGGTCCCGGCACCGGGGTGCTGGTGGTGTTCCTGAAGGACGTGCTTTTCCTCCTGTTCCGGGCAAAAGGACCCTTCGGGCCCCTCGCGGACTTCATTGCCGCGGGCACGTTCGTGGCCGTGACCGCATGGGCCTACCGGCGCATGGGCGGTGCCTTCCCCTGGCGGCTCCTGGCCGCGGCCCTGGTGGGGATGGGTGCCCGGGTGCTGGTGATGATCCCCGCTAACTTCGTGATCCTGTACCTGGAGTTCGGGATGCCACCGGCTCGGGTGGCGGGGCTGCTGCTTCCAGCCATCGTTCCCTTCAACGCGGTGAAGGCGGCCCTCAATGCCCTCCTGGCCCTGGTGGTGGCGGAACCCTTGGGCCGCTACCTGCCCGTGCCGGAGTTTCCCGACCGATAG
- a CDS encoding 2-hydroxy-3-oxopropionate reductase encodes MRVTPETTRVGVIGLGIMGRPMARNLLRAGYRLVVHNRSRAPVEELVALGATDGGSPKGVGQASDVVITVLPDTPDVERVLFGPEGLVEGMRPGSVLIDMSTISPEATRSFAKRLHERGIEMLDAPVSGGQRGAEEGTLAIMVGGPAEVFQRCRPLFEILGRHVVHLGPHGAGQVCKACNQIVVALTLQAVSEALVLAERAGVDPAKVREALLGGFAYSRILEVHGQRMLEGNFVPGFRVELHHKDLRLALEAGRAYGVPLPGTAITHELLGALVATGRGKLDHSALVLLARQLAGGGGLDAGSV; translated from the coding sequence ATGAGGGTGACCCCGGAGACCACCCGGGTGGGCGTGATCGGCCTCGGGATCATGGGCAGACCCATGGCCCGCAACCTCCTGCGGGCCGGGTACCGCCTGGTGGTGCACAACCGGAGCCGGGCGCCCGTGGAGGAACTGGTGGCCCTGGGAGCCACGGATGGGGGATCCCCGAAGGGCGTCGGACAGGCCTCGGATGTGGTGATCACCGTCCTTCCGGACACCCCGGACGTGGAGCGGGTGCTCTTCGGGCCAGAGGGACTCGTGGAGGGGATGCGGCCGGGCTCGGTGCTCATCGACATGAGCACCATATCGCCCGAGGCCACCCGGAGCTTCGCGAAACGGTTGCACGAGCGCGGGATCGAGATGCTGGATGCACCCGTCAGCGGTGGACAGCGGGGTGCGGAGGAGGGAACCCTCGCCATCATGGTGGGAGGGCCCGCGGAGGTCTTCCAGCGATGCCGTCCCCTCTTCGAGATCCTGGGGCGGCACGTCGTGCACCTGGGACCCCATGGAGCGGGGCAGGTGTGCAAGGCCTGCAACCAGATCGTGGTAGCCCTCACCCTCCAGGCGGTCTCCGAGGCCTTGGTGCTGGCGGAGCGGGCAGGGGTGGATCCCGCAAAGGTGCGGGAGGCTCTGCTCGGGGGCTTCGCCTATAGCCGCATCCTGGAGGTGCACGGGCAGCGCATGCTGGAGGGCAACTTCGTCCCGGGCTTTCGGGTGGAGCTGCACCACAAGGATCTGCGCCTTGCCCTGGAGGCCGGACGGGCCTACGGGGTGCCCCTTCCCGGAACCGCCATCACCCACGAGCTCCTGGGAGCCCTGGTGGCCACGGGCCGCGGAAAGCTGGACCACTCGGCCCTGGTCCTGCTCGCGCGGCAGCTCGCGGGTGGGGGCGGGCTTGACGCGGGGTCCGTATAA
- a CDS encoding ribose-phosphate pyrophosphokinase — protein sequence MDYGPLKVFSGTANPGLAQEIVDYLEIPMGRVYIRRFADGEIYVRYEENARGVDAFVVQPLCHPVNENLMELLIMLDALRRASAGRITAVIPYYAYARQDRKSAPREPISARLVADLLTVAGIHRVLTMDLDADQIEGFFTVPVDHLRALPLFAEALRQRQISDGVVVAPDDGAVKQAKRLADRLGLPLAVVFQRRAEGGKTPVQLVGEVEGRTPILIDRMIATAETVEVAVEALLRAGARPEVYLCATHPILAPGALERLARPEIRELLVTNTIPVAEEKRRANITVLSAAPLLAEAIRRIHADQSVSALFT from the coding sequence ATGGACTACGGACCCCTGAAGGTCTTCTCCGGAACCGCGAACCCTGGTCTGGCACAGGAGATCGTGGACTACCTGGAGATCCCCATGGGCCGGGTCTACATCCGACGGTTCGCGGATGGGGAGATCTACGTGCGGTACGAGGAGAACGCCCGGGGGGTGGACGCCTTCGTGGTCCAGCCCCTGTGCCATCCCGTGAACGAGAACCTGATGGAGCTCCTCATCATGCTCGACGCCCTCCGCCGGGCCAGCGCGGGGCGGATCACCGCGGTGATCCCGTACTACGCGTACGCGCGGCAGGACCGGAAGTCCGCACCCCGGGAGCCGATCTCCGCGCGCCTGGTGGCCGACCTGCTCACGGTGGCGGGGATCCATCGGGTGCTCACCATGGACCTGGATGCGGACCAGATCGAGGGGTTCTTTACCGTCCCCGTGGACCACCTGCGGGCCCTCCCCCTGTTCGCGGAGGCCCTCCGGCAGCGTCAGATCTCGGACGGGGTGGTGGTGGCGCCGGACGACGGCGCAGTGAAGCAGGCCAAGCGCCTCGCGGATCGTCTCGGCCTGCCACTTGCGGTGGTGTTCCAGCGCAGGGCCGAGGGCGGCAAGACGCCGGTGCAGCTGGTGGGCGAGGTGGAGGGGCGCACGCCCATCCTCATCGACCGGATGATCGCCACGGCGGAGACGGTGGAGGTGGCGGTAGAGGCGCTGCTGCGGGCAGGGGCGCGGCCGGAGGTGTACCTGTGTGCCACGCATCCCATCCTGGCTCCGGGAGCCCTGGAACGGCTCGCCCGCCCGGAGATCCGGGAACTCCTGGTGACGAACACCATTCCGGTGGCCGAGGAGAAGCGGCGAGCCAACATCACAGTGCTTTCCGCAGCACCGTTGCTGGCGGAGGCCATCCGCCGCATCCACGCGGATCAGTCCGTGAGCGCCCTGTTCACGTAA
- a CDS encoding ABC transporter substrate-binding protein yields MRRGVHEDMSDERQELRWVRVAEGRWRLVTRREFLRLVGAGLTAASFGPFIFTEKTAAQPVTLRILQWRHFVPPYDEWFNKVFAPRWGEKNGVRVVVENVGLAEIPAIAAGEAARVAAGADPGHDMIQYLTPPATLERQVDTDAHREVIEELKRKVGPYIPLAEKSTYNPVTRRYFGISDNFVPDPMHYRGWMWREASGKALGRSTPGPVTWDDVRKVGRELRRMGHPVGLGLSQEIDTGMWLRSLLYSWGTGEQDEGGNVILDVPPYRQRTLDALKFVRDLYNETMFAGVFAWTAASNNEEFLAGRISIAMNAISITRTAQALAAQALKRGEDPKTSKAVLLARDTLITERAPQGPAGARGLEHVMGVYFIWKNRPRPVREAAKKLLIDLILSYDPDVAAREGWAPGKFQASQAYDYPTFENAIPKAKRLAYLRNDPVSRAAGDRPDKLVTIETAYEWAHNVGWPGPSSAAIDEVFNTWILNVMFARVAQGIDTPEQALDAAARQIRRVFQKWREQGLVGGRR; encoded by the coding sequence ATGAGAAGGGGGGTGCACGAGGACATGTCGGACGAGAGGCAGGAACTGCGGTGGGTACGGGTCGCGGAGGGGAGGTGGCGCCTCGTGACCCGGAGGGAGTTCTTGCGGCTTGTGGGCGCGGGGCTCACCGCGGCCAGTTTCGGACCGTTCATCTTTACGGAGAAGACCGCGGCTCAGCCCGTGACCCTGCGCATCCTGCAGTGGAGACACTTCGTTCCACCCTACGACGAATGGTTCAACAAGGTGTTCGCGCCCCGGTGGGGGGAGAAGAACGGCGTACGGGTGGTGGTGGAGAACGTGGGACTGGCGGAAATCCCCGCCATTGCCGCGGGGGAGGCGGCCCGGGTGGCCGCGGGTGCGGATCCGGGGCACGACATGATCCAGTACCTCACCCCGCCCGCCACCCTGGAGCGGCAGGTGGACACGGACGCCCACCGGGAGGTCATCGAGGAGCTCAAGCGCAAGGTAGGACCGTACATCCCGCTTGCGGAGAAGAGCACCTACAACCCCGTGACCCGGCGGTACTTCGGGATCTCAGACAACTTCGTGCCGGACCCCATGCACTACCGGGGGTGGATGTGGCGGGAAGCCTCCGGTAAGGCCCTGGGGCGCTCCACACCGGGACCGGTGACGTGGGACGACGTCCGCAAGGTGGGGCGGGAGCTGCGACGCATGGGCCACCCCGTGGGCCTGGGGCTGAGCCAGGAGATCGACACGGGGATGTGGCTGCGCAGCCTCCTCTACTCCTGGGGCACCGGCGAGCAGGACGAGGGCGGCAACGTGATCCTGGATGTCCCGCCCTACCGACAGCGGACCCTGGACGCCCTGAAGTTCGTGCGGGATCTCTACAACGAGACCATGTTTGCGGGGGTCTTCGCGTGGACCGCGGCCTCCAACAACGAGGAATTCCTGGCAGGCCGTATCTCCATCGCCATGAACGCCATCTCCATCACCCGGACCGCCCAGGCCCTGGCCGCCCAGGCCCTCAAGCGGGGAGAGGATCCCAAGACCAGCAAGGCCGTGCTCCTCGCGCGGGATACCCTGATCACGGAGCGGGCGCCGCAGGGACCGGCAGGAGCCCGCGGGCTGGAGCACGTCATGGGGGTTTACTTCATCTGGAAGAACCGGCCCCGTCCCGTGCGGGAGGCGGCGAAGAAGCTGCTCATCGACCTCATCCTGAGCTACGATCCCGACGTGGCAGCCCGGGAGGGTTGGGCCCCCGGGAAGTTCCAGGCTTCCCAGGCCTACGACTACCCCACCTTCGAGAACGCCATCCCCAAGGCCAAGCGGCTCGCATACCTGCGCAACGATCCCGTGAGCCGGGCCGCGGGAGACCGTCCGGATAAGCTGGTGACCATCGAGACCGCATACGAGTGGGCACACAACGTGGGGTGGCCCGGGCCCTCGAGTGCGGCCATCGACGAGGTGTTCAACACGTGGATCCTCAACGTGATGTTCGCCCGGGTGGCCCAGGGGATCGACACGCCCGAGCAGGCCCTGGACGCCGCGGCCCGTCAGATCCGCCGGGTGTTCCAGAAGTGGCGGGAGCAGGGGCTGGTGGGCGGTCGGCGGTGA
- a CDS encoding FAD-dependent oxidoreductase: MDKADVVVVGGGAIGLCCACALARDGLRVLLLERKHPGAGASWGNAGLVAPSHSLPLAEPGVVRRGLRWMLDPESPLYVPLRPDRNLWTWLWRFLRSGTDAHVRLAVPLLVRLQRRSLELYEQLAAEGLDFGWHRAGSLSVFLDEREYRAFLHEVNRLRREGMVAEVLDGEAAREREPLLRPEVAGAVYFPHDAHLDPAALVQALAQRALCLGVEVRAGCPARLQRRGRMVAVQWNGQEIRPAAVVVAAGAWSGPLLCPVGVRLPVLPAKGYSVTLAGGSLPGSPLMLSEARVAVTPLWSRAEGPRVRLAGTLELGIGEDAANPRRVRAIRRATSRYLRLEPEGGVVWSGLRPCTPDGLPVVGRPRGLDNLVVATGHGTLGISLAPVTGELVAQLVAGEEPEDLVPLSPDRFSPL, translated from the coding sequence GTGGACAAAGCCGACGTGGTCGTGGTGGGTGGGGGTGCCATAGGCCTGTGCTGCGCGTGCGCGTTGGCGCGCGATGGGCTGCGGGTGCTCCTCCTGGAACGCAAACACCCCGGGGCAGGCGCCTCCTGGGGGAATGCAGGGTTGGTGGCGCCCTCGCACAGCCTCCCCCTCGCGGAGCCCGGTGTCGTGCGGCGCGGCCTGCGGTGGATGCTGGACCCCGAAAGCCCCCTGTACGTGCCTCTGCGGCCGGACAGAAACCTGTGGACCTGGCTATGGCGCTTCCTAAGGTCCGGTACGGACGCGCACGTACGCCTTGCCGTCCCCCTGCTGGTGCGGTTGCAGCGCCGGAGCCTGGAACTGTACGAGCAGCTGGCGGCGGAGGGACTGGACTTCGGATGGCACCGGGCCGGCTCGCTTTCTGTCTTCCTGGACGAGCGGGAGTACCGGGCCTTCCTGCACGAGGTCAATCGGCTCCGCCGAGAGGGGATGGTCGCGGAGGTGCTGGACGGCGAGGCCGCGCGGGAGCGGGAGCCCTTGCTGCGACCTGAGGTGGCCGGTGCGGTGTACTTTCCCCACGACGCCCACCTGGATCCCGCGGCCCTGGTGCAGGCCCTGGCGCAGCGCGCCCTGTGCCTCGGCGTGGAGGTGCGGGCGGGTTGCCCCGCGCGCCTTCAGCGGCGCGGCAGGATGGTGGCGGTGCAATGGAACGGGCAGGAGATCCGGCCGGCGGCGGTGGTGGTGGCCGCGGGCGCGTGGAGCGGGCCATTGTTGTGCCCTGTGGGGGTGCGCCTCCCTGTCCTCCCCGCCAAGGGATACAGCGTGACCCTGGCCGGTGGGTCCCTACCGGGAAGCCCCCTGATGCTCAGCGAGGCCCGGGTGGCTGTGACTCCGCTTTGGAGTCGTGCGGAGGGGCCCCGGGTGCGACTGGCGGGCACCCTGGAGTTGGGGATAGGGGAGGACGCCGCCAACCCCCGGCGCGTGAGGGCCATCCGCAGGGCTACCTCCCGGTACCTGCGGCTGGAGCCGGAGGGAGGGGTGGTTTGGTCCGGGCTCCGGCCGTGCACGCCGGATGGCCTCCCCGTAGTGGGTAGGCCGCGGGGTCTGGACAACCTGGTGGTAGCAACCGGCCACGGGACCCTGGGCATCTCCCTGGCCCCGGTGACCGGGGAGCTGGTAGCGCAGCTCGTGGCGGGGGAAGAACCCGAAGACCTGGTGCCCCTGAGCCCTGACCGGTTCAGCCCGCTCTGA
- a CDS encoding stage V sporulation protein S, with the protein MPEVLKVSAESNPKAVAGAIAAILREHGSVELQAIGAGAVNQAVKAIAIARGFVAPNGLEIVVVPAFTKVLINGEERTAIRFLVEARRSGRASAPPSDRA; encoded by the coding sequence GTGCCGGAGGTGCTGAAGGTCTCTGCGGAGTCAAACCCGAAGGCGGTGGCCGGAGCCATCGCGGCGATCCTGCGGGAGCACGGATCCGTGGAGCTGCAGGCGATCGGAGCCGGTGCCGTGAACCAAGCGGTGAAGGCCATCGCCATCGCACGGGGGTTCGTGGCGCCCAACGGCCTGGAGATCGTGGTGGTCCCCGCCTTCACCAAGGTCCTCATCAACGGCGAGGAGCGGACCGCCATCCGGTTCCTGGTGGAGGCGCGGCGGTCGGGCCGGGCGAGCGCACCCCCGTCGGACCGCGCCTAA
- the gltX gene encoding glutamate--tRNA ligase yields MSVRTRYAPSPTGFLHVGGAWNAFFNWLFSRHHGGVFVLRIEDTDRSRSTVEYEQAICEDLRWLGIDWDEGPDVGGPYGPYRQTERRELYARYAEEFLRRGVAYPCYCTPEELLAERRRAEAERRPPRYSGRCRNLDDAERARLQAEGRRPALRFHVEQFRNPSLGDPGWLQEREGRRAVVVQDLIRGEVVFDLAELDDFLIVRSDGTPLYNFANVVDDHTMAITHVLRGVEHLGNTPRQLLMYHALGWTPPAFAHLPVLLGPDRKKLSKRHGDTALREYRDELFLPEALRNFFALLAWYPEDGRELFPTEELIERFDIRELKGASPVFDRQKLVWMNGEYLRQLRQSDPDRLVDLATAYLVRRGLLEEPVTEAERSLVRRVIGILGDRLKVGSDLVLYADFFFLDRPRYDPQAVARYLAGASELLAEVRATLEPVDPFHADRIEQALRAFAEASGLGMRAVVHPVRVALTGRTVGPGLFELMEVLGKERVLRRLEEARALAGVA; encoded by the coding sequence ATGAGCGTTCGGACGCGGTACGCGCCGAGCCCCACGGGGTTCCTGCACGTGGGCGGAGCGTGGAACGCCTTCTTCAACTGGCTGTTCAGCCGCCACCACGGAGGTGTCTTCGTACTCCGCATCGAGGACACGGACCGCTCCCGCTCCACCGTGGAATACGAGCAGGCCATCTGTGAGGATCTGCGGTGGCTGGGGATCGACTGGGACGAGGGTCCGGACGTGGGCGGACCCTACGGTCCTTACCGCCAGACGGAGCGGAGGGAGCTCTACGCCCGCTACGCGGAGGAGTTCCTGCGCCGGGGAGTCGCCTACCCGTGTTACTGCACCCCCGAGGAACTCCTGGCGGAACGACGGCGGGCGGAGGCAGAGCGCCGACCTCCTCGATACTCCGGCCGGTGCCGGAACCTGGACGATGCGGAACGTGCGAGGCTGCAGGCGGAGGGCCGGCGGCCGGCGCTGCGGTTTCACGTGGAGCAGTTCCGAAATCCCTCCCTCGGAGATCCCGGGTGGCTGCAGGAACGGGAAGGGCGGAGGGCGGTGGTGGTCCAGGACCTCATCCGAGGGGAGGTCGTGTTTGACCTCGCGGAGCTCGATGACTTCCTCATCGTGCGTTCGGACGGTACCCCGCTGTACAACTTCGCGAACGTGGTGGACGACCACACCATGGCCATCACCCACGTCCTGCGGGGCGTGGAGCACCTGGGGAACACCCCCCGTCAGCTTCTCATGTACCACGCCCTGGGCTGGACTCCCCCCGCCTTCGCCCACCTCCCCGTCCTCCTGGGGCCGGACCGGAAGAAGCTCAGCAAGCGACACGGGGATACCGCCCTCCGGGAGTACCGGGACGAGCTCTTCCTGCCGGAGGCCCTGCGGAACTTCTTCGCCCTCCTGGCCTGGTATCCGGAGGACGGCCGGGAGCTCTTCCCCACAGAGGAGCTCATCGAGCGGTTCGACATCCGGGAGCTCAAGGGTGCGAGCCCCGTGTTCGACCGGCAGAAGCTCGTGTGGATGAACGGAGAGTACCTGCGTCAGTTGCGGCAATCTGACCCTGATCGGCTCGTGGACCTAGCGACCGCCTACCTGGTCCGACGGGGACTGCTGGAAGAGCCGGTGACGGAGGCGGAGCGAAGCCTGGTGCGGCGGGTGATCGGGATCCTGGGTGACCGGCTGAAGGTGGGATCCGATCTAGTGCTCTACGCGGATTTCTTCTTCCTGGACCGACCCCGCTACGACCCTCAGGCGGTGGCCAGGTATCTCGCGGGCGCGTCCGAGCTCCTGGCCGAGGTGCGGGCGACCCTGGAGCCCGTGGACCCCTTCCACGCGGACCGCATCGAGCAGGCCCTCCGGGCGTTCGCAGAGGCTTCCGGGCTCGGGATGCGGGCGGTGGTGCATCCGGTGCGGGTAGCCCTGACCGGACGGACGGTGGGCCCCGGGCTGTTCGAGCTCATGGAGGTACTGGGAAAGGAGCGGGTGCTGCGACGGCTGGAAGAGGCCCGAGCCCTGGCAGGGGTGGCGTAG
- a CDS encoding carbohydrate ABC transporter permease, translating to MRKRGNWQRALRVGGRALILVAFCTFTSFPFAWMLITAFKRNSDLYNPVNNPFWFNEPPTLEHLEYVFTKTLYANWIVNTALVGVVVVAITLLLALPAGYSLSRFLGPWGTQLGIGMFLVYLVPPTLLFIPLARVVSELRLHNTLWSLILIYPTITVPFATWLLMGFFKSIPPELEEQALVDGYSRLGAFWRVTLPLAVPGIIAVVIFSFTISAQEFVYALSFVTNVARKTVSVGVPADMVRGDIFDWGPLMASAFLASVPVAILYYFVIDKFVRGFTTAGAIR from the coding sequence GTGCGGAAGCGCGGAAACTGGCAGAGAGCTCTGCGGGTCGGCGGGCGTGCCCTGATCCTGGTGGCCTTCTGCACCTTCACCTCCTTCCCCTTTGCCTGGATGCTCATCACCGCCTTCAAGCGGAATTCCGACCTCTACAACCCCGTGAACAACCCCTTTTGGTTTAACGAACCTCCCACCCTGGAGCACCTGGAGTACGTGTTCACCAAGACCCTGTATGCCAACTGGATCGTGAACACCGCCCTGGTGGGGGTGGTGGTGGTGGCCATCACCCTCCTGCTGGCCCTGCCCGCGGGCTACAGCCTCAGCCGGTTTTTGGGACCGTGGGGCACGCAGCTGGGGATCGGGATGTTCCTCGTGTACCTGGTTCCTCCCACCCTGCTCTTCATCCCTCTCGCCCGGGTGGTGAGTGAACTGCGGCTGCACAACACCCTCTGGTCCCTCATCCTGATCTACCCCACCATCACCGTGCCCTTCGCCACCTGGCTGCTGATGGGGTTCTTCAAGTCCATCCCTCCGGAGCTGGAGGAGCAGGCCCTGGTGGACGGGTACAGCCGACTGGGCGCCTTCTGGCGGGTCACCCTGCCCCTCGCGGTTCCGGGTATCATCGCGGTGGTGATCTTCAGCTTTACCATCTCCGCTCAGGAGTTCGTCTACGCCCTCTCCTTCGTCACCAACGTGGCCCGCAAGACGGTGAGTGTGGGGGTCCCCGCGGACATGGTCCGCGGGGATATCTTCGACTGGGGGCCGCTCATGGCGAGCGCGTTCCTGGCGAGTGTGCCCGTGGCTATCCTGTACTACTTCGTGATAGACAAGTTCGTGCGTGGGTTCACCACGGCGGGAGCGATCCGATGA
- a CDS encoding aldolase/citrate lyase family protein, which translates to MENRVKRRLQRGLPVIGHWLSFPCPAVAELLSAFEPDWLVVDTEHGPASWETVEHQLRAMRGTGVTPIVRVAANDAALIKLALDRGAMGVIVPLVSSPEEARRAVLASRYPPEGIRGVAGTRASRYGLDLPAYFAAWNREALVICQVETVQGLEQAEEIAAVEGVDVLFVGPNDLSASVGCFRRFEAPEYEEAVQKVLSAALGHGKAAGYLASDPEEALRRIAQGFRFVGIASDSRLLAAAASSALQRVRAHLQEGTS; encoded by the coding sequence ATGGAAAACCGGGTCAAACGCCGGCTGCAGCGGGGCCTTCCCGTGATCGGACACTGGCTGAGCTTTCCGTGCCCGGCGGTGGCGGAGCTGCTGAGTGCCTTCGAACCGGACTGGCTCGTGGTGGACACGGAGCACGGGCCCGCCAGCTGGGAGACGGTGGAGCACCAGCTGCGGGCCATGCGGGGGACCGGCGTGACCCCCATCGTGCGGGTGGCGGCCAACGACGCCGCCCTCATCAAGCTGGCCCTGGATCGGGGCGCCATGGGCGTGATCGTTCCCCTGGTGAGTTCTCCGGAGGAGGCCCGGAGGGCCGTCCTAGCCTCCCGCTACCCTCCCGAGGGGATTCGAGGGGTCGCGGGCACCCGGGCGAGCCGATACGGCCTGGACCTCCCGGCGTACTTCGCCGCCTGGAACCGGGAGGCCTTGGTGATCTGCCAAGTGGAGACGGTGCAGGGACTGGAGCAGGCGGAGGAGATTGCGGCCGTGGAGGGGGTGGACGTCCTCTTTGTGGGGCCCAACGATCTCTCCGCGAGCGTAGGGTGCTTCCGGCGGTTCGAGGCACCGGAGTACGAGGAGGCGGTGCAGAAGGTGCTCTCCGCGGCCCTGGGGCACGGCAAGGCCGCCGGGTACCTGGCCTCAGATCCGGAGGAGGCGCTCCGCCGCATCGCGCAGGGATTCCGGTTCGTGGGCATCGCCAGCGACAGCCGCCTTCTGGCGGCTGCGGCCTCCTCAGCCCTGCAGCGGGTGCGGGCACACCTCCAGGAGGGAACGTCATGA
- a CDS encoding sugar ABC transporter permease, with amino-acid sequence MRSSTAAVRPWVSFLTRGGRWLRRERVFAPLLVLPAFLYVVLLVGLPFLYALYLSLTDATTGNPYGSFIGLRNFSEVVQDRVFRTALKNTFVFTLSAQGAVILLSNVLARALSTEFRGKGFVLFLLLLPWVAPVSLSTIGWLWILHARFSVLDWVAWQLGLLPHGQNTFWLGKPNLAMFSVVMVHVWRMLPFATVVLLAGLTSLPRDLLDQAEVDGARFWRKLFQIELPLLLPIMSVAVLFGTIFTFTDMAVVYVLTRGGPFDTTQVLSSLAFFKGIVGGNLSVGAAISLFLFPVLLVAAVLILRAARRAEVT; translated from the coding sequence ATGAGGTCGTCCACTGCTGCTGTCCGGCCCTGGGTGAGCTTCCTCACGCGGGGGGGCCGCTGGCTTCGGAGGGAGCGGGTGTTCGCGCCCCTGCTCGTTTTGCCCGCCTTCCTGTACGTAGTCCTCCTCGTAGGTCTGCCCTTCCTCTATGCGCTCTACCTGAGCCTCACGGACGCCACCACCGGGAACCCCTACGGGAGCTTCATCGGGTTGCGGAACTTCTCAGAGGTGGTCCAGGACCGGGTCTTCCGCACGGCCCTCAAGAACACCTTCGTCTTCACCCTCTCCGCACAGGGGGCGGTGATCCTGCTCTCCAATGTCCTCGCCCGGGCCCTGAGTACGGAGTTCCGGGGCAAGGGGTTCGTGCTCTTTCTCCTCCTGCTCCCCTGGGTGGCCCCGGTCTCGCTCTCCACCATCGGCTGGCTGTGGATCCTCCACGCCCGGTTCAGCGTCCTGGACTGGGTGGCCTGGCAGCTGGGATTGCTGCCCCACGGCCAGAACACCTTCTGGCTTGGGAAACCGAATCTGGCTATGTTCTCCGTGGTGATGGTGCACGTGTGGCGGATGCTGCCCTTCGCCACCGTGGTCCTCCTGGCTGGCCTTACCTCCCTGCCCCGGGACCTGCTGGACCAGGCGGAGGTGGATGGGGCGAGGTTCTGGCGGAAGCTCTTCCAGATCGAGCTCCCCCTGCTGCTTCCCATCATGAGCGTGGCGGTTCTGTTCGGCACTATCTTCACCTTCACGGACATGGCGGTGGTGTATGTGCTCACCCGGGGCGGGCCCTTTGACACCACCCAGGTGCTCAGCAGCCTCGCCTTCTTCAAGGGGATCGTGGGCGGAAACCTCAGCGTAGGGGCGGCCATCTCCCTCTTCCTGTTCCCCGTGCTCCTTGTGGCGGCGGTCCTCATCCTGCGAGCCGCCCGGCGGGCGGAGGTGACGTAG
- a CDS encoding TIM barrel protein yields the protein MRVAVNLSILFTEFPFLERFEHARRAGFSAVEFWFPYGEDLGAIARELRRLRLELVLFNLEVGNFAAGERGYACHPDRRERFRETVELGIEVAQHLGCRRLNVLVGNALPDIPRADQRRVLVENLREAARAIERWGILLLFEALNPHDAPDYFLHTSAEAFAILEEVAEPNLKFQYDVYHMQRSEGNLTDTITRHVDRIGHIQIADSPDRGPPGTGEINFRYLLRRIAASGYTGYVSAEYRPQGPSAESFGWMREVLP from the coding sequence TTGCGGGTTGCGGTCAATCTCTCCATCCTGTTCACGGAGTTCCCTTTCCTGGAACGGTTCGAGCACGCCCGCCGGGCGGGGTTTTCCGCGGTGGAGTTCTGGTTCCCCTACGGGGAGGATCTGGGGGCCATCGCCCGGGAGCTGCGACGGCTACGGCTGGAACTCGTGCTCTTCAACCTGGAAGTGGGGAACTTCGCCGCTGGGGAACGGGGGTACGCATGTCACCCAGACCGGCGGGAGCGCTTCCGGGAAACGGTGGAGCTGGGGATCGAGGTGGCGCAGCATCTGGGATGCCGCCGCCTGAACGTACTGGTGGGAAACGCCCTCCCGGACATCCCCCGGGCGGACCAGCGCCGGGTTCTGGTGGAGAACCTCCGGGAGGCGGCCCGGGCCATTGAGCGCTGGGGAATCCTGCTGCTCTTCGAGGCCCTCAACCCCCACGATGCTCCCGACTACTTCCTGCACACCTCCGCGGAAGCCTTCGCGATCCTGGAGGAGGTGGCGGAGCCCAACCTGAAGTTCCAGTACGACGTCTACCACATGCAGCGCAGCGAGGGGAACCTCACCGACACCATCACCCGGCACGTGGACAGGATCGGCCACATCCAGATTGCGGATTCCCCGGATCGCGGACCGCCCGGCACCGGTGAGATCAACTTTCGCTACCTGCTGCGCCGGATTGCGGCAAGCGGGTACACGGGATATGTAAGTGCGGAGTACCGGCCTCAGGGACCGAGCGCGGAGTCCTTCGGGTGGATGCGGGAGGTGCTTCCTTGA